The following DNA comes from Chitinophaga nivalis.
TTTGGATCCTTTCACCTGAATGCTGACCGTATTTCCTTCATTAATGAAATACAGTGGCATCAGGTATTCATCTATCTTCCATCCGGACGTATGCAACTGATAGTTGCCAATCGCCTCATTCCGCATATCAGCGGTAAAAAACACAGATGGCTTAGCTGGCCCTCTGCCATAGTTACCGTATTGTGCATACATGCGCCCCCAGTTATGATAAGCCAGGATGCTATCTGTTGGGATAAGGGCATCTATCTTGTAATTATCCCAGTCCGGTTCAGGCGTAAAGCGGTTGCTAACAGCTTCCAGGTCTGCCAGGTCCTTAAAACCTGCCTTATGAAAGGCCTCATTTGTAGGCGCCAGGAAGGCGTTGAATGTTACCACATCCCCTGCAGGCCCCAGGTCGAGATCTGCAAGACGTGGAAAACTTCCAAATACGATTCCGTCCCAGATGACTTTATTGATTTCATTTATCTCTTTCAGATAAGAAAACCGTGGGTCCTCATTGATGTAATCTATGATATGCTTTGTTGGGGGTAGTAATACCCGATTCACCGGCCACAGTATTCCATTCAGCACTACAGTAGGTTTATAGTTGCCACAGGGGTTACCATTGATCACCAAACCACCATCTTTACCAACCATGGTATAATGCCGGTATTCATAGGCCACTATATTTCCGCCAGCATTTCCTGGCAATATTAAATACTGTTTCAGCTGAGGGTGCACTAAAAAGGTCGTATGTGATACGCTTATTAATTGTGATTGCAACCCCAGTACCTCCATTTTATCCCGCAGCAAATGGTACATCACGAGAGAGTCCAGTTGTTCCGGTGTACGGGCATTGATCCCCGCCTCATCCAGTCCGGCTGCCCGCATAGCCGCATCATCCGGTACGAACAGGGTCATGAGGCGTTTTTCACCTTTTTCGATGATAAACTGCTCCATGTGACTGCGTTGCCAGGCTGCATAGAACAATTTGTAGGGAGACGTCTTTAACAGCGCCTGCATGCTGGTTTGCACACTGTCCACATAAGGAACCTGCTGTCCTTCCGGCTCCGGCATGAACTCCTTTTTTTTGCAGGCGGTATTGAATAAACAAATACCAATCAGCGCCCCACAAATCACCTTCACATTTATAAAACTTTGTATTTTCTTTTTCATAATGATTGTCATTAACTGTTAATCCGGATTCAAATCAGCAACGATGGTTATTTCTTTGCTTCCTCCGGGGTTACTATCATGCCTTGCAGGTCATGTACAATACCATTATCAGCTTTAAAGTCCTGTAAAGCCTTCCGTGCGGAGATCACCTCATGTTTGGGATAGTGAATCCGGCTCTCTCTTGACCCTATTTTAAATACTGATACCAATTTGTCACCTACCCACATCGATTCCCACAGGATAGACATCAGATAGAAATCATCGGGAATAGGTGCCGATACACCGGATTCCCCGGTGAGATATTTAAATGAAGCAATATCAGAAAGGAAATAGTGTTGCTTAGCCATCAGGTAAATCCCGAATAACCGGGGGATAATGTATTGATCAGGTTTAATCCGGGCCAGGCCGGCTTCATCCAGACCATTCTCTTCAAATACCTTGTTAGGGACTGCAAAGACGGTCCATGGCCCTTCGCTGGCCAGCTGTTCCCATAAGCCATACCGTTTCAGTACACTTACAAAAGTGCTGTACTCCGGATGCTGGTTCAGGATATCCTGTACTGTACCTGGTGTATATTTAATCACTTTATCCAACACATGCAACACGCCATTGGACAGTACCACATCTTTCTCTATCGCCTCGCTACCATTGAAATAAAGGTGATTTTCCTTGCCCACATTACCTGCCAGTGTAACATACAGTCTTACTCCGCTGAGCGCCGTGAAACGTACATCGATCGAGTTATCCTGCACTTCTGCTGATGACACTTTCCGGGGGATGATATGTATACCAAGCATCAGCTTCAGGGTTTCCGGCGATACTTTTTGAAAATCTTCCGCTTTCAGAAAACCCAGGTCATTAAACGCCTGATTGCTGGGCGCCAGTATGGTGAAAGGTCCCGAACCACTCAATTCCGCCATCATACCTGCTCTCTCCAACGCCGCATAAAAAAGCGTGAGATCGTAGTTATTCCGGATAAAATCTGCCGCAGCACGGTAGTTTTTGTTTTCCTGATATAATTCCAGGTCATCGTGTTTACATGAACTGAAAGTGAGTATGATGGCCGTTATTAATGGAATAATATACTTCATAACTGATTATTTAAAACGCAACGTATCCGTGCATGCTTAATAAATAGGTGTTGGATATTTACGTTGTACCGTTGTCAAATAGGCGCTACCGTTCACAATTTCAATGGTATTTACCGTAGCGAAAGACTGTGGATTATTTCTTCCGGAGTGAATATTCACAATCATATTCGGCAGGACGCAGCTGGCTCCTTCAAACGCCGGTTTGGTACCGTTTCCGTAACAAGTGATGAGCGCATAGTCATTGAAGGTTTCTGAGTTACCATCATTATAGGGATTATTTTCCGGGTTCATCCCTGGCGCCATTAAATTGAAACGTTGCCATGCGGTGGTATGGATACGATTTGACTTCGGATCTGCAAACAGCGGGAAGCTGAAATATGGGCTTACCGCAGCGCTGGTATTGTTACGGCGCACTGTCATCAGAAATCTGTGATAAAACCCGGGTATTGCATTCCTAAGATCATCTTTAGTAAAAGAAGAGAACCAGATATTCATTTCATCTTTGATTCCTTTTGCCAAATAGCCGGCCTCATAATTATCATCCTTCTTATCGTTTGGCGCCTCTGCAAAACCTTCTGCACTCATGTTATAGAAGTTGACATATACCATGGAGTCAGATAAAGCCTGCTTATGGAAATTTTCCTGACGCAGCAACATCCCGGTTTCCTTGGTTTTGTAGTTCTTTTGCAGGATGTGCAGCGTATATACTTCCCTGCTACCCAGCTCAATCAGGGTATCTACCAGTACTTTTTTCTTCAGTCTTTCTTCCAGACTAAAGAAAGGCGTATTATTCATCGGACGGTACATAAACATAATACGGTGTTTACCCGCAGGGATCTGTGCCCAGCTGGACAGGTCGAAACCATTCAACACGGGGCCTACCAATACATTTTCCTTACCTGGATACTCCGGATTCTTATAGGAGTTGCTGCTACCGGCATGTGAAGGATATGGCGGTGCATATGGGTCCCGCTTATCCAGGAAATCGCCGGTAATGGCAGCACTCAGGGGCATACCGGAGGCATCTGTCACCGGGTCGATGAGCATGGTCAGGAACGGTTGTTCCTGATCCTTATTACCCAGCGTTATCTTATAGTTCAGGTTATTGAATACCCGCAGATAAGCCGGATTGTCTATTTTAGTATATTCTACCTTGCTGCAGCCGTAAACGCTGAACAGGAGGCTTAATATTATGATCGGATACTTCAGTTTCATGCTTATGACTGTTAAAGGTTCAGCATTCAATGCCACTACCGGTTATGTTTTACAATAATCATCCTTGCCTTTGCAGCAGCGGGCACGTTAGGTCCATTTCTGCCGATGAGGGCCACCGTAAAGAAACCGGGTTCGGTCTCCGGCATGGGAGCACGTGTATAGAGTTCTTTACGTGCGATAAAGTCCGAAGACTTCAATAGTGGTATCTGTGTCAACCAGGTGCCGGGGAAGACATTCGCAGGAGACTGGAAAGCCATCATTTTAAAGTTCATGATTGTCGCTCCCTTTATGGCATTCGATGTTTCCTGTGGGATCACTCCTGGTTGCAGGTTTTTGGTACCTGAACCGCCTATTGACTGGCCGTTATCACCGGTAAAGTTGACATTGGCGAAATCGGGACAGAAGTTGAGGAAACGATATTGAAACGGCAGTTTATACTGACGGCGCTGGTATGTACCATCCTGTCCGTCTTCACCTGGGTTAAACAGGTTGCCGCTGAGGTTATTGGCAGCAACCGCTATCTGTGCAGCACCATTTGCGTCTGCATATACCCAGGAACTATAATTCTGGCCTGCTGTCAGGAACTGTTGCCGTGCCGCCAGTACTTTACCCGCAGCATCTGTTGCTTCTATCGTTGTCATACCAGTTACGGTAGTAATGTATTCCCCTGCAGTAGCATAGTTAATGTCATTACCTGCTTGCCGGCCATTTACTTTTAACCGGATAGCATTGCTTCCCGGCAGTGCATTCACACCATGTATACGGGCATAGGTAATATTCATCGGCTCAGAAATGTCTGTCACCACCTGGAAACCATTTTGGCTGATCGTCGTTTCCTCTCCGGATCCACCCAGATAGTAGGGTACTGTAAATATAAACGGCGCGATAACGATCGTATAAATTCCTCCCGGCTGATAGGTACGTATAGGCGCATACGTAATACCTACGCTAACGGTATGAGGAATACCGATGGCTCCTTTCGTCATGGTAGACGTGGCCGGATCTATTACTTTGGTATTTTCTTCGTTGTTACCTCCGAAGGCACTTACCTGTGTACCTGCTTTTGACATGACTTTAAACTGGTAGGTACCATAGGGTAATTCAATATAGTCAGAATACTTACCCGCAGGAACGTTAGAGGTAGCAGTGTTTACCGGCGTACCATCTGCCCATGCCAGACTCATTGGCCCGTCAATTTTTTCCTGTGTCGCATCTGGTGATTTAATGCCTGCACTCAGGTTCACAATGCGAATCTTAAAATGATCTGCTTTAGCCGGTGCTTCTACAGAACGGGGAATCCTGTTTACCTGTGGAATTTCTCCGGTTGTATAGATGCTACTGCGTACAATGTAATAATCGGCAGGCTGACTGTAGTTTTCGGCTACTTCAAATACAGCAGGATCGGGAATTGACTGATAGCTTCTTGCTTCTGTTTTCAAAGTCGCTTTACCGGCTGCATTCAGGAAGTGTTTCGGTACATACCAGGTAGTACTCAGCTGTCCTTTTTCCGGGAAATATTTGGTACCATACAGTTTCCAGTTGGGGTCCGTTGGTCCGAATACCTGATAGTTGGTGAGGGTGTCACCATTAACGATCACCTGATTATGATTAGCCATGTTCACTATCCGGATACCCGAATTACTGCGGGTATCCTGGATAATCCTGTTATCGTACTGATGGTCTGTTTTATCTTTCTTACAGGATGTAATGATACTGCCAAAAGCGAGTAACATACCTGCCATTATGGAAATGCGTTTCATTTTCATTTTTTTTGTTCCGGATGCCCGTTACTATTAAAACAGGTTATAGGTAAAGCCCAACATGATTTCACTGCCACGTTTGTAGCTGCGGTTAGTATATTTGTTACCATACCAAAGACCACCGGTACCCGGGTTGGCATATACTGTTTCGATAGCAGGATTCAGTATATTCTTCGCGTAACCTTTGAACAACAAACGTTTGGAAAGGCGCTGACTGAATACAAAATCCAATACCGGTACAGGACGGGTATACAGATCGGGTTCACCGGTCAGGTTAATTTGTACCAGGCGTTCACCTACCATGTTGAATGTGGCCGTCAGGTCTGTTCCTGTTTTTTTGTTGTTATAGTTCAGCCAGGCATTCACAGAATACGGCGCCTGTTCAAACAGCGGACTGTTTTCCGGTGTATGGCGATCCAGTGATTTATTGGCTGCAAATCTTTCTGCTGTTTTCTTGATGTTACTCTGTGCCAGTAACAGGTTGCTACCGATAAAGAAGTTTTTAAACGGATCATACAGGAGGCCCAGGTCTTTCACTACTTCCAATTCCACACCCCATACGTTACCTACGTTAGGATCGTTCTGGAACTGAATGGTAGGATACTCCGGATATTTTGCTGCCAGTCCGTCTGTTTTCAGACTGAATACTTTTACCAGCTGGTTTTGTATGCGTTTACCAAACAGGGAAACGGAAATTACCTCTCCTCTGTTAGGGAACCATTCCCATCTGAAATCGAGGTTCTCTGTATGCTGGTTAATCAGGTTAGGATTACCTACTACGAGACCCATCTGGAAAGCATCAAATTCGAATACGTTGGTAATCTCACGCAGCTCAGGTCTGGCCAGTGTTGTATTATATCCTACGCGGAAGTTCATATTCTCCTTGTAGATATAAGTCATATTCACAGAATAGTAAGGTTTGTAACCGGTTTTGTAAGCGGTATTAGGATTGATCAGCGCTACCGGTACGGTTTTACCATCGCTATCCTTTGCCGTCAGGGAAGGATCCAGGTATACGTCTGAAGTATCTACTGCTGACTGGATATTGGTTTTTTCCACACGTACCCCACCCGTTAAACGGAGGTTACCAGGTAAACGTAAGTCCAGCATACCATAGAAAGCGTTGGTTTCGAAGAAACCGGTATAGTTGTTCGGTGATTTCTGGCTGTTATAAAGGAACCCGCCAATAGGACCAGCGCCTTCGCCGGTGCTACCGGTTGGCATTTTAATACCAATCATTTCCGGGCTTACCAGCCTGTCGAGGTTACCTTCTGCATCATACAACGGCACAGCGCCATTTTTTGAGAAGTTGGAACCTGGCAGGAAGAACATATTCTCACGGAACTTACGATCGCGGTTCAGGTAGTTCACCCCGGTTTTAAATTCCTGTTTCTTACCGAATAACGGGAATGGGATGGCTACATCTGCCTTGTAGTTATAGTTGGTTTCCGTCAGGTTTCTCCAACGGCGGCCGTTGGGTTCTGCCTGAATGATGCCATAGGTACCATATCCATTTACATAACCGGAGTTCAGTGCATACAGGTGATCTGTATAAACATATCCGGAAGAAGGATTCTGGGAAGTAACGACTGGTCTCAGATACCATGCGCCACCACGGGGTGTATAATCCGTGAGGGTAATGAAACGGTAGTCAGGATCATTCTGGGAAGAAGAGGAAGTAGCGATGTTGTAACTCAGCCGCGGGCTGTACTCTCCTTTCAGGAATTTATGTTCCCCTTGCAGGTTATAGGTATGCAGGGTACGATAGGTTTGTTTCAGGGAATAAATCGTGCTGGCTACATCGCCTGGCAGACCGGTATACTGGTACTGGCCATACATATTGATTGCCTGCGCTTCACTACCCCAGCTACCCAGGTATTGCATGCTGATTTCATGGCGGGGATTGAACTTGTAGGTTAAGCCTCCCAATGCACCATAGTTCAGCGTCTGCGTACCGGTATTCTCTTTATAGCTTTGGTATTTACCCATGAACAGGTTGTTCGGGGTAATATAGTTAGGGATATTTCTTGGGCTGTACACATCTTTGTTACCAGTGATAACACCCTGGTAGATGCTATACTGTGTCAGGTCGCCACCATAGATATCCGTAGTACGGCTATAGTAGTTGGCGCCTGCGATAACACCCAATGTATGTTTGCGGAATATTTTGAAACTGTTACCATAGGTAGCAGAGAACAACTGATTCAGCGGCGCTTTGCGATATTTAGTCGTCATCACCGGATCGAAGCTGTGCATCAGGTTATTGATACGGGCAGCTTCCTGTTGCATCGCCGGGCTGTTGTTGCTGTTGGCGATCATTTTCTGGATCTGGGATAAACCACCGGGATATTGTTTGGACAGGTCCAGGAATTCGCCGGAAAGATTTTTGTTGTTTACTTTGGTACCAAAGAAGCCCAGTTCACTGTTATAGAAACTGTTCACATTACCATTGATACCAACGTTTGTATTAAAACCGGTTTGTGCAATGATGTTGAAGATCGCACTGTCCGGAACGGATTTCGTTTTCAGCTCCACGATACCTGCGGCAGCATCTGCCGGTTTATCGGGCGTAACGGTTTTGAAGATGGTGATGTTATCCAGGAGGGACGCAGGCACCAGATCCAAAGGAATGGAACTTCTGTCGGGATCAGATGAAGCGAGACGTACACCATTCAGCTGTCCGATTACACTACGATCACCCAAACCACGGATCGCTACAAATTTATCATCGGTGATAGTTACACCGGATACTTTCTGTAACGCCTGGGTGGTGGTGATACTACCGGTACGTTCGATCTGTGCAGCAGAAATCGCATCCTGTACAATGGCCGCATTTTTACGATCCTGCAGTACCGCAATTTCCGTATTCAGTTTACGGCGTGCGTTTACGGTTACTTCGCTCAGTTGTTTACTGGAAACCGTTAATGCTACAATGATAGTACCACTGGCAGCGTTTACCCTCACTTCTTTTGTTTCATAACCGATGTAACCTACTACGAGTACGCCACCACTTTGCGGAACGGTTACGTTGAAGATACCGTTTGCATCTGTAGAAGCACCACTGGCAGTACCTTTCACCCGTACAGATACACCTGGAATCGGGTCTTTGGTTTTGCCGTCAATAACTTTACCATTGATTTTTACGGGTACCGGTTGTTGTGCAATGACTACATAACCGTCTACCAGCTTATACTCCAGCCCGGTGTGTTCCAGCATGCTGTATAAAGCATCCTGAATACGGATATCCGGGTTGTTGAGGGTTACCTGTTTGTTGGTTTTAGCCAGCAATTCATCTGGTAACAGAAATTTAACTTCGCTTTGCTTTTCAATGGTCAATAAAGCTGCTTTCAGCGCAACTTTGTCCAGTCGCAGGTTTATTTTGCGGGTCAGATCCTGGCTATTTACGTGTGCTGCAAAGAGCAGGCCCGCGCAAGTGAGCTGCAATACCAGCAGAATAAATGAACATCTCATCAGGAAATAAATTAAGGGCCTGAGGCCTTCCCTTTCCCTAAGCAGAGAACCCAACACGTTATTTTTACCCGGGTGGGCCCGCCGACAGGCGAAAGTGGGATTCATGTTAAATCTTAAAGGATTCGTTTTTAATCCTTTTTCCATACATTTGAATGTTACTGGTTAATCCCGGCTTGCCGGGAAAATCTGTTAGCTACCGGTCATTTACTGACCGGCTATTTATTTTCATGATGCCTGTTCGTCGTCCAAAACTTATCAGGCAGATGAAATCATTTCAGGCGTTCCCGTATAGTTTCCGCTATCGGGAACGTTTTTTTTGTGTACTATTAATTCATGTGTCTTTTTTATACGTTAGTGAATAATTACCTGCCGGTCGTTCATTTTATAGCTAAAGCGGCTACCGGCGCTTAACACACGAAGTGTTTGCTCTAAAGGCATATTAGCATACAGTGTAACAGTGATCCGCTTCTGCGCGGTATGTGATTGTTTAAATTCGATACTTACATTATACCAGCGTTCCAGTTCCATCGCTACTTCTTTCAGCGTATTGTTGTTGAAAGTAAGCCGCGCGCTTTTCCAGCCCGCAATATCTTCCACCGGTATCTGTGCAATAGAGGAACGACGGCTTTCCGGATTCCAGGTAACCTGTTGCCCCGGCGTGAGTACAGCCATTGGTCTGCTTCCTTTATAATCATTGCCGGCGTGTTCTACACTTACCTTTCCGGTAGCTACCGCAATGGTGAGCGGCGTACCATTAAAAGCATTGATCTTAAAAGAGGTACCTAATACCCTTGTTTGTACCTTTCCTGTATGCACAATGAACGGATGTGCAGGATCTTCACTGATTTCAAAAAAAGCTTCCCCGGTTAATGTTATTTCACGGGTATTTCCATTAAAGTGTTCCGGATATTCCAGTTTACTGTCTGCACCCAGGTGAATAACAGATCCATCTGCCAAAGTAATCACCGCACGCTGCCCCCTGGGGTTACTTTTCTCCAGGCTCACCAAGGTAGTGGTGGCCTTGTTGTTCTTGCGGTACTGATATACACCAAACGTTCCCAAACCCGATACTAATACCGCCCACACTGCAGCATGACGTAAAAAAGAGAATCGTTTCACCGGCCTGATGACTGCTGGCTCCTGCTCCGGTACCATTCCCTGCATGCGTTGCTGCAAGGTGGATTTCCAGCCCATTACCTGTTGTTCATCCACTCTGATCTGTTCCATCAACAGCATATCCGCCGGTAATCTTTCTGTAAGCACTTCATCCAATAGCAGCCGCCCTTCCGGTTCCTGAATAAAATCTGCTACCAGCTGCCTTTCTGCTGCGGTACAGGTATTATCCAGGTATTTATTCATTAATGCTTTCGTGATCGTGTTTGCCATGTGTTGTACGTGCAAGCCCATTCTGT
Coding sequences within:
- a CDS encoding fasciclin domain-containing protein — its product is MKKKIQSFINVKVICGALIGICLFNTACKKKEFMPEPEGQQVPYVDSVQTSMQALLKTSPYKLFYAAWQRSHMEQFIIEKGEKRLMTLFVPDDAAMRAAGLDEAGINARTPEQLDSLVMYHLLRDKMEVLGLQSQLISVSHTTFLVHPQLKQYLILPGNAGGNIVAYEYRHYTMVGKDGGLVINGNPCGNYKPTVVLNGILWPVNRVLLPPTKHIIDYINEDPRFSYLKEINEINKVIWDGIVFGSFPRLADLDLGPAGDVVTFNAFLAPTNEAFHKAGFKDLADLEAVSNRFTPEPDWDNYKIDALIPTDSILAYHNWGRMYAQYGNYGRGPAKPSVFFTADMRNEAIGNYQLHTSGWKIDEYLMPLYFINEGNTVSIQVKGSKAPPVKIIEANINTFEGPLHIVDGLLIPDGFKVHY
- a CDS encoding FecR family protein, giving the protein MANTITKALMNKYLDNTCTAAERQLVADFIQEPEGRLLLDEVLTERLPADMLLMEQIRVDEQQVMGWKSTLQQRMQGMVPEQEPAVIRPVKRFSFLRHAAVWAVLVSGLGTFGVYQYRKNNKATTTLVSLEKSNPRGQRAVITLADGSVIHLGADSKLEYPEHFNGNTREITLTGEAFFEISEDPAHPFIVHTGKVQTRVLGTSFKINAFNGTPLTIAVATGKVSVEHAGNDYKGSRPMAVLTPGQQVTWNPESRRSSIAQIPVEDIAGWKSARLTFNNNTLKEVAMELERWYNVSIEFKQSHTAQKRITVTLYANMPLEQTLRVLSAGSRFSYKMNDRQVIIH
- a CDS encoding TonB-dependent receptor, with the protein product MRCSFILLVLQLTCAGLLFAAHVNSQDLTRKINLRLDKVALKAALLTIEKQSEVKFLLPDELLAKTNKQVTLNNPDIRIQDALYSMLEHTGLEYKLVDGYVVIAQQPVPVKINGKVIDGKTKDPIPGVSVRVKGTASGASTDANGIFNVTVPQSGGVLVVGYIGYETKEVRVNAASGTIIVALTVSSKQLSEVTVNARRKLNTEIAVLQDRKNAAIVQDAISAAQIERTGSITTTQALQKVSGVTITDDKFVAIRGLGDRSVIGQLNGVRLASSDPDRSSIPLDLVPASLLDNITIFKTVTPDKPADAAAGIVELKTKSVPDSAIFNIIAQTGFNTNVGINGNVNSFYNSELGFFGTKVNNKNLSGEFLDLSKQYPGGLSQIQKMIANSNNSPAMQQEAARINNLMHSFDPVMTTKYRKAPLNQLFSATYGNSFKIFRKHTLGVIAGANYYSRTTDIYGGDLTQYSIYQGVITGNKDVYSPRNIPNYITPNNLFMGKYQSYKENTGTQTLNYGALGGLTYKFNPRHEISMQYLGSWGSEAQAINMYGQYQYTGLPGDVASTIYSLKQTYRTLHTYNLQGEHKFLKGEYSPRLSYNIATSSSSQNDPDYRFITLTDYTPRGGAWYLRPVVTSQNPSSGYVYTDHLYALNSGYVNGYGTYGIIQAEPNGRRWRNLTETNYNYKADVAIPFPLFGKKQEFKTGVNYLNRDRKFRENMFFLPGSNFSKNGAVPLYDAEGNLDRLVSPEMIGIKMPTGSTGEGAGPIGGFLYNSQKSPNNYTGFFETNAFYGMLDLRLPGNLRLTGGVRVEKTNIQSAVDTSDVYLDPSLTAKDSDGKTVPVALINPNTAYKTGYKPYYSVNMTYIYKENMNFRVGYNTTLARPELREITNVFEFDAFQMGLVVGNPNLINQHTENLDFRWEWFPNRGEVISVSLFGKRIQNQLVKVFSLKTDGLAAKYPEYPTIQFQNDPNVGNVWGVELEVVKDLGLLYDPFKNFFIGSNLLLAQSNIKKTAERFAANKSLDRHTPENSPLFEQAPYSVNAWLNYNNKKTGTDLTATFNMVGERLVQINLTGEPDLYTRPVPVLDFVFSQRLSKRLLFKGYAKNILNPAIETVYANPGTGGLWYGNKYTNRSYKRGSEIMLGFTYNLF
- a CDS encoding DUF4397 domain-containing protein, which encodes MKRISIMAGMLLAFGSIITSCKKDKTDHQYDNRIIQDTRSNSGIRIVNMANHNQVIVNGDTLTNYQVFGPTDPNWKLYGTKYFPEKGQLSTTWYVPKHFLNAAGKATLKTEARSYQSIPDPAVFEVAENYSQPADYYIVRSSIYTTGEIPQVNRIPRSVEAPAKADHFKIRIVNLSAGIKSPDATQEKIDGPMSLAWADGTPVNTATSNVPAGKYSDYIELPYGTYQFKVMSKAGTQVSAFGGNNEENTKVIDPATSTMTKGAIGIPHTVSVGITYAPIRTYQPGGIYTIVIAPFIFTVPYYLGGSGEETTISQNGFQVVTDISEPMNITYARIHGVNALPGSNAIRLKVNGRQAGNDINYATAGEYITTVTGMTTIEATDAAGKVLAARQQFLTAGQNYSSWVYADANGAAQIAVAANNLSGNLFNPGEDGQDGTYQRRQYKLPFQYRFLNFCPDFANVNFTGDNGQSIGGSGTKNLQPGVIPQETSNAIKGATIMNFKMMAFQSPANVFPGTWLTQIPLLKSSDFIARKELYTRAPMPETEPGFFTVALIGRNGPNVPAAAKARMIIVKHNR
- a CDS encoding fasciclin domain-containing protein yields the protein MKYIIPLITAIILTFSSCKHDDLELYQENKNYRAAADFIRNNYDLTLFYAALERAGMMAELSGSGPFTILAPSNQAFNDLGFLKAEDFQKVSPETLKLMLGIHIIPRKVSSAEVQDNSIDVRFTALSGVRLYVTLAGNVGKENHLYFNGSEAIEKDVVLSNGVLHVLDKVIKYTPGTVQDILNQHPEYSTFVSVLKRYGLWEQLASEGPWTVFAVPNKVFEENGLDEAGLARIKPDQYIIPRLFGIYLMAKQHYFLSDIASFKYLTGESGVSAPIPDDFYLMSILWESMWVGDKLVSVFKIGSRESRIHYPKHEVISARKALQDFKADNGIVHDLQGMIVTPEEAKK